A part of Streptomyces sp. NBC_01497 genomic DNA contains:
- a CDS encoding acyl-CoA synthetase: MSPLFPALAVPDGRPALRFGERTVGYAELAATATALAARIDGARRIAIWATPSVDTAVAVVAALLAGVPAVPLNPRSGERELGHVVADSEPELVIAERDAVLPAALDGIERAAVPVVPETGGPAAPLPGEPDAESPALIIYTSGTTGPPKGAVLPRRALAATLDALADAWQWTADDVVVHALPLFHVHGLVLGVLGPLRRGGSMRHLGRFDTGAVARELADGGTMLFGVPTMYHRIALAVAVDAALVSALSGARLLVSGSAPLPLPDHRRITEATGRQVIERYGMTETLMNTSVRADGEPRAGSVGVPLPGVELRLVDDEGGVLDTDDGATIGEIQVRGANVFTQYLNRPEATEAAFWAGWFRTGDMATRDGDGYVRIVGRRATDLIKSGGYKIGAGEIENVLLDHPGVAEAAVTGEPDDDLGERIIAWVVPADPAAPPAADELAAHVARELAAHKRPREVRFLEALPRNDMGKITKRALGT; the protein is encoded by the coding sequence GTGTCCCCCCTCTTCCCGGCCCTCGCCGTGCCCGACGGCCGTCCAGCCCTGCGCTTCGGCGAGCGCACCGTCGGCTACGCGGAACTCGCCGCCACCGCCACCGCTCTCGCCGCCAGGATCGACGGCGCCCGCCGGATCGCGATCTGGGCCACGCCGAGCGTCGACACCGCCGTCGCCGTCGTGGCGGCGCTGCTCGCCGGGGTGCCCGCCGTACCGCTGAACCCGCGCAGCGGAGAGCGCGAGCTCGGGCATGTCGTCGCCGACAGCGAACCCGAACTCGTGATCGCGGAACGGGACGCCGTGCTGCCCGCCGCGCTGGACGGCATCGAGCGGGCGGCCGTGCCCGTCGTACCCGAGACGGGTGGTCCTGCCGCGCCGCTGCCGGGGGAGCCCGACGCGGAGAGCCCGGCCCTGATCATCTACACCTCGGGCACCACGGGCCCGCCGAAGGGGGCGGTGCTGCCCCGCCGCGCGCTCGCCGCCACCCTCGACGCGCTGGCCGACGCCTGGCAGTGGACGGCGGACGACGTGGTCGTGCACGCGCTGCCGCTGTTCCACGTCCACGGCCTCGTGCTCGGGGTGCTCGGCCCGCTGCGGCGCGGCGGCTCGATGCGGCACCTCGGCAGGTTCGACACCGGCGCGGTCGCGCGCGAACTGGCGGACGGCGGGACCATGCTGTTCGGCGTTCCCACGATGTACCACCGCATCGCGCTGGCGGTCGCGGTGGACGCCGCGCTCGTCAGCGCCCTGTCCGGAGCCCGGCTGCTCGTGTCCGGCTCCGCGCCGCTCCCGCTGCCGGACCACCGGAGGATCACCGAGGCGACCGGGCGTCAGGTGATCGAGCGGTACGGCATGACGGAGACCCTCATGAACACGAGTGTGCGTGCGGACGGTGAACCACGCGCCGGGAGCGTCGGCGTGCCGCTGCCCGGCGTGGAACTGCGGCTCGTGGACGACGAGGGCGGTGTGCTCGACACGGACGACGGCGCGACGATCGGGGAGATCCAGGTGCGCGGCGCGAACGTGTTCACGCAATACCTGAACCGCCCGGAGGCCACCGAGGCCGCGTTCTGGGCCGGTTGGTTCCGGACCGGTGACATGGCGACACGTGACGGCGACGGATACGTCCGCATCGTCGGCCGCCGGGCCACCGACCTGATCAAGAGCGGCGGTTACAAGATCGGGGCGGGTGAGATCGAGAACGTCCTGCTCGATCACCCCGGGGTGGCGGAGGCGGCGGTCACCGGCGAGCCCGACGACGACCTGGGGGAGCGGATCATCGCCTGGGTGGTGCCGGCCGACCCGGCGGCGCCCCCGGCCGCGGACGAACTGGCGGCACATGTGGCGAGGGAACTCGCGGCGCACAAGCGGCCCCGGGAGGTGCGGTTCCTGGAGGCGCTGCCGCGCAACGACATGGGCAAAATCACCAAGCGGGCACTGGGCACCTGA
- a CDS encoding DUF2510 domain-containing protein, translating to MTNSTPPGWYPDPAQTGEGAHQQRWWDGSAWTDHVHPAASDTWNATDAPGLPGYPPMPQSTPRGARGRKVAVSVTAGVVVLALAGGFYLLGKNDSGDGSKAADSVPSAPPQAGQGEGGSQGGGGLGGSDGGSGGSLGGSEGGSGGSLGGSDGGGLPGSPDDPQGGDGGSAGGDGQGQLPQTEKGFATDAASGIDLPVPSGWAGQSGLAGAGVTTGNYKCPGDASQTCVRGGVFSAPASSLKVTAKTAKAAALQDIPANAQESYGDDGVYGKITSHQQLKSEAVKVAGKDGYLVLWKVVTSKGDDGYVESLAFASPAAEGQMVMVRAGFDVNSKAPALSVLNTIVKGIKAAPAGAGDSGNGKGV from the coding sequence GTGACCAACTCGACTCCTCCCGGCTGGTACCCCGATCCGGCGCAGACAGGTGAAGGCGCCCATCAGCAGCGCTGGTGGGACGGCTCCGCCTGGACCGACCACGTGCACCCGGCAGCGTCCGACACGTGGAACGCGACGGACGCACCCGGCCTCCCCGGCTATCCGCCGATGCCGCAGAGCACGCCACGCGGCGCCCGCGGGCGCAAGGTCGCCGTCTCGGTCACCGCGGGAGTGGTGGTTCTCGCGCTCGCGGGCGGTTTCTACCTGCTCGGCAAGAACGACAGCGGCGACGGGTCGAAGGCGGCGGACTCCGTCCCGTCCGCGCCCCCCCAGGCGGGGCAGGGCGAAGGGGGTTCCCAGGGTGGTGGCGGCCTCGGCGGCTCGGACGGTGGATCCGGCGGCTCCCTGGGCGGCTCGGAGGGCGGTTCCGGCGGCTCCCTGGGCGGCTCGGACGGCGGCGGCCTCCCCGGCAGTCCCGACGACCCGCAGGGTGGCGACGGCGGCAGTGCCGGCGGCGACGGGCAGGGCCAACTCCCGCAGACGGAGAAGGGCTTCGCCACCGACGCGGCCAGTGGGATCGACCTCCCCGTGCCGAGCGGCTGGGCGGGTCAGTCCGGGCTCGCGGGCGCCGGCGTGACCACCGGGAACTACAAGTGCCCCGGGGACGCCTCCCAGACCTGTGTCCGCGGTGGCGTGTTCTCGGCTCCCGCGTCCAGCCTCAAGGTCACCGCGAAGACGGCGAAGGCCGCGGCGCTGCAGGACATCCCGGCCAACGCCCAGGAGTCGTACGGCGACGACGGTGTCTACGGGAAGATCACCTCGCACCAGCAGCTGAAGTCGGAGGCCGTGAAGGTGGCCGGCAAGGACGGTTACCTGGTGCTGTGGAAGGTCGTCACGAGCAAGGGCGACGACGGGTACGTCGAGTCCCTGGCCTTTGCTTCCCCGGCGGCCGAGGGACAGATGGTGATGGTCCGTGCCGGGTTCGACGTGAACAGCAAGGCGCCGGCGCTGAGCGTCCTGAACACCATCGTCAAGGGCATCAAGGCCGCGCCTGCGGGCGCCGGGGACAGCGGGAACGGCAAGGGCGTCTGA
- a CDS encoding SDR family NAD(P)-dependent oxidoreductase has protein sequence MNTPQHKIGTGFGARTTAAEVLRGIDLTGKLVILTGGYSGIGIEATRALAGAGAHVVVPARRPEQARSALEGIANVEVDELDLADLDSVRAFAERFLASGRSIDMIIDNAGVMACPETRVGPGWEAQFATNHLGHFALVNRLWPAVASGARVVSVSSGGHRRSPIRWDDIHFERDYDKWEAYGQAKTANVLFAVELDRLARESGVRAFALHPGGILTPLQRHLPKEEMVAFGWIDEEGNPVNDSFKTPEQGASTEVWAATSPQLDGAGGVYCEDCDIAERNDDPQVGGGVRDYAVDPEQASRLWKLSAALTGVNAFPAVS, from the coding sequence ATGAACACGCCTCAGCACAAGATCGGAACAGGGTTCGGAGCCCGTACCACCGCCGCCGAAGTCCTTCGGGGAATCGACCTCACGGGCAAGCTCGTGATCCTGACGGGCGGCTACTCGGGCATCGGCATCGAGGCGACACGGGCGCTGGCGGGCGCGGGCGCGCACGTCGTCGTACCCGCGCGGCGGCCGGAGCAGGCCAGGTCCGCACTGGAGGGCATCGCGAACGTCGAGGTCGACGAACTCGACCTCGCCGACCTCGACAGCGTGCGCGCTTTCGCCGAGCGCTTCCTCGCCTCGGGTCGCTCCATCGACATGATCATCGACAACGCGGGCGTGATGGCGTGCCCCGAGACGCGCGTGGGGCCCGGCTGGGAAGCGCAGTTCGCCACCAACCACCTCGGCCACTTCGCGCTCGTCAACCGGCTCTGGCCGGCGGTGGCGAGCGGGGCGCGCGTGGTCTCGGTCTCGTCCGGCGGCCACCGGCGTTCCCCGATCCGCTGGGACGACATCCACTTCGAGCGCGACTACGACAAGTGGGAGGCGTACGGGCAGGCCAAGACGGCGAACGTGCTGTTCGCCGTCGAACTCGACCGTCTCGCAAGGGAGTCGGGCGTCCGTGCGTTCGCGCTGCACCCGGGAGGCATCCTCACGCCGCTCCAGCGGCACCTTCCCAAGGAGGAGATGGTGGCCTTCGGCTGGATCGACGAGGAGGGCAACCCGGTCAACGACTCCTTCAAGACGCCGGAGCAGGGTGCCTCGACCGAGGTGTGGGCCGCCACCTCGCCGCAGCTCGACGGTGCGGGCGGTGTCTACTGCGAGGACTGTGACATCGCAGAACGCAACGACGACCCCCAGGTGGGCGGCGGTGTGCGCGATTACGCGGTGGACCCGGAACAGGCCTCCAGGCTCTGGAAGTTGTCTGCCGCGCTGACCGGTGTCAACGCGTTCCCCGCGGTCTCCTGA
- a CDS encoding TIM-barrel domain-containing protein, which translates to MRAPAKRRWPRSLRKGIGLAAVLSAAATTTLAGGGTAAAGAAQAGAPAHRIPTVSSGDARFEILSPTLIRTEYAGDRKFTDDATFNAIGRDGFAPAAYTVRTSGGWLTIRTSAVTLRYRVGSGQFDAQNLTVHTVAGDTPVTATPWQHLSCGLGALCEAEELQLSGVSVGSDHVGHTGAGFAAGFESTGASASADIDVSSAGTYQFDVRYANSLGGDGQTTTRTLTLSVDGGDPQSVTLPTTANWDTWKLATASLGLTAGHHTITLARTATDSGDVNVDSVALVRPGDAYPPASTTAISDCGYGVSCEAEAGRTGGSAVVATDHTGYAGSGFVAELDQGSSVATHVVGVPADGDYTLRVRYANGPGGDGLHQTRDATVTAGGASTTLSLPATKDWDDWQTASVPVSLKAGSDDVALTCPGAADCHINADTLSVAAPKEAAPPPHLALGGYRRGLDGVTGNGAAPATTPGLLNQDGWYLLDDTPSALYDTAAHKVTPRPGHGGDPYQDGYVFGYGHDYKQGLKDLATLTGPPALLPSWAYGVWYSEYIDRTAADYENTILPSFRSEGVPLDVLVTDTDYKAVNDWSGWELDPSKFPDAKGFFDWSAAQGLHNTLNVHPSILASDPQFAQAQATAKGKLQKGGCASGAEVQDNCYTFDFGDPDQLKAYLGLHRTMDQEGNDFWWLDWCCDASQSSLQGVTPDAWINQQYADLTARTLGRGFVLSRAYGSLQAGGYSGQQALPTGPWADKRTTVHFTGDTSSTWGTLKLEVGYTPGESAATGMAAITHDIGGHNDTTGLTGSETYTDGGQTLSTHKLPDDLYARWVQFGAFQPIDRLHSNHSDRLPWQYGDAARKSADAFLNLRENLLPYTYTLAAEANRTGLPIVRPTYLEYPDEPQAYATSADEYFYGSDVLVAPVTSPGDSATTSVWFPPGRWTDYFTGRTYAGGTTQSVTTGLDTMPVFVKAGGIVPTRTHNVTDNDRNPLTDVTLSIATGASGSYSLYEDDGAAPQKNRSATTTVRYQESGSRHTVSIGAVKGSFPGQVRERAWTLALMGTHAPTKVTASGVRLSPHAYHWNSTTGVLTVTLPRRSVHSPVTVTYQ; encoded by the coding sequence ATGAGAGCCCCAGCAAAGAGGCGATGGCCCAGGTCCCTGCGGAAGGGGATCGGACTGGCCGCCGTCCTGAGCGCGGCCGCCACCACGACACTGGCCGGCGGTGGCACGGCGGCGGCCGGCGCGGCCCAGGCCGGAGCTCCGGCCCACCGCATCCCGACCGTCTCGTCGGGAGACGCCCGCTTCGAGATCCTGTCGCCGACGCTGATCCGTACCGAGTACGCGGGGGACCGGAAGTTCACGGACGACGCGACGTTCAACGCGATCGGCCGTGACGGCTTCGCACCGGCCGCCTACACGGTGAGGACCTCCGGTGGCTGGCTCACCATCAGGACGAGCGCGGTGACCCTGCGCTACCGGGTCGGCTCGGGCCAGTTCGACGCGCAGAACCTCACCGTGCACACGGTCGCGGGCGACACCCCGGTGACCGCCACGCCCTGGCAGCATCTGAGCTGTGGGCTCGGCGCGTTGTGCGAGGCCGAGGAATTGCAGCTGAGCGGTGTCTCCGTGGGCTCCGACCACGTGGGCCACACGGGGGCCGGCTTCGCGGCGGGCTTCGAGAGCACCGGTGCGTCCGCGTCGGCTGACATCGATGTCAGCAGCGCCGGGACCTACCAGTTCGACGTGCGGTACGCCAACTCCCTCGGCGGTGACGGCCAGACCACGACCCGTACGCTGACGCTCTCCGTGGACGGCGGCGATCCGCAGAGCGTCACTCTGCCGACCACGGCGAACTGGGACACCTGGAAACTCGCCACCGCGAGCCTCGGGCTCACCGCCGGGCACCACACCATCACCCTGGCCAGGACCGCGACGGACTCCGGCGACGTCAACGTCGACAGTGTCGCGCTCGTCCGGCCCGGCGACGCGTACCCCCCGGCCTCCACCACCGCGATCTCCGACTGCGGCTACGGCGTGAGCTGCGAGGCGGAGGCAGGACGGACCGGCGGCTCGGCGGTCGTCGCTACGGACCACACGGGATACGCCGGCAGCGGCTTCGTCGCCGAACTCGATCAGGGATCGAGCGTGGCCACCCACGTGGTCGGCGTGCCCGCCGACGGCGACTACACGCTCCGGGTGCGTTACGCCAACGGCCCGGGCGGCGACGGACTCCACCAGACGCGCGACGCCACCGTCACCGCGGGCGGAGCCAGCACGACGCTGTCGCTCCCCGCGACGAAGGACTGGGACGACTGGCAGACGGCGTCCGTGCCGGTGAGCCTCAAGGCGGGCTCGGACGACGTCGCCCTCACCTGCCCGGGCGCCGCGGACTGCCACATCAACGCGGACACCCTGTCCGTGGCCGCGCCCAAGGAGGCCGCGCCCCCGCCGCACCTCGCACTCGGCGGCTACCGCCGGGGTCTGGACGGCGTGACCGGCAACGGCGCCGCACCCGCGACCACCCCCGGACTGCTCAACCAGGACGGCTGGTACCTGCTCGACGACACCCCGTCGGCCCTCTACGACACCGCGGCGCACAAGGTCACACCGCGCCCCGGCCACGGCGGCGATCCGTACCAGGACGGCTATGTCTTCGGATACGGACACGACTACAAGCAGGGACTCAAGGATCTGGCCACGCTGACCGGGCCGCCCGCCCTGCTGCCGTCATGGGCCTACGGCGTCTGGTACTCGGAGTACATCGACCGCACCGCGGCCGACTACGAGAACACGATCCTGCCGTCCTTCCGGTCCGAAGGCGTACCCCTGGACGTCCTGGTCACCGACACCGACTACAAGGCGGTCAACGACTGGAGCGGCTGGGAGCTGGACCCGTCGAAGTTCCCCGACGCGAAGGGATTCTTCGACTGGTCGGCCGCGCAGGGACTGCACAACACGCTCAACGTGCACCCCAGCATCCTCGCGTCCGACCCCCAGTTCGCCCAGGCGCAGGCAACGGCCAAGGGCAAGCTGCAGAAGGGGGGTTGCGCCTCGGGCGCAGAGGTCCAGGACAACTGCTACACCTTCGACTTCGGCGACCCGGACCAGCTGAAGGCGTACCTCGGCCTGCACCGGACCATGGACCAGGAGGGCAACGACTTCTGGTGGCTGGACTGGTGCTGCGACGCGTCGCAGTCGTCGCTGCAGGGGGTCACCCCGGACGCGTGGATCAACCAGCAGTACGCCGACCTCACCGCGAGGACCCTCGGCCGGGGATTCGTCCTCTCCCGTGCGTACGGATCCCTGCAGGCCGGCGGGTACAGCGGCCAGCAGGCACTGCCGACGGGGCCGTGGGCGGACAAGCGCACCACCGTGCATTTCACCGGCGACACGTCCTCGACGTGGGGCACACTGAAGCTGGAGGTCGGCTACACCCCGGGCGAGTCCGCGGCGACCGGGATGGCGGCCATCACGCATGACATCGGCGGCCACAACGACACGACGGGGCTGACGGGTTCGGAGACGTACACCGACGGCGGGCAGACGCTCAGCACGCACAAGCTCCCCGACGACCTGTACGCCCGCTGGGTGCAGTTCGGCGCGTTCCAGCCGATCGACCGGCTGCACAGCAACCACAGCGACCGGCTGCCCTGGCAGTACGGTGACGCGGCCAGGAAGTCGGCCGACGCGTTCCTCAACCTGCGCGAGAACCTGCTGCCGTACACCTACACGCTCGCGGCCGAGGCGAACCGTACCGGCCTGCCGATCGTCCGCCCCACCTACCTGGAGTACCCCGACGAGCCACAGGCGTACGCGACGTCCGCAGACGAGTACTTCTACGGCTCCGACGTCCTGGTGGCGCCGGTGACCTCGCCGGGCGACTCCGCCACCACTTCCGTCTGGTTCCCGCCCGGCCGGTGGACCGACTACTTCACCGGCAGGACGTACGCCGGCGGGACCACGCAGTCCGTCACCACCGGCCTCGACACGATGCCGGTCTTCGTCAAGGCCGGCGGCATCGTGCCGACGCGCACCCACAACGTCACGGACAACGACCGCAATCCGCTGACGGACGTCACACTGAGCATCGCCACCGGGGCCTCGGGTTCGTACAGCCTCTACGAGGACGACGGGGCGGCCCCGCAGAAGAACCGGAGTGCCACGACGACGGTCCGCTACCAGGAGAGCGGCTCGCGCCACACGGTGTCCATCGGCGCGGTGAAGGGGTCCTTCCCCGGACAGGTGCGGGAACGCGCGTGGACCCTCGCGCTGATGGGAACCCACGCGCCCACCAAGGTCACCGCGTCCGGGGTACGGCTGTCTCCGCACGCGTACCACTGGAACAGCACCACCGGGGTTCTGACGGTCACGCTGCCCCGCCGGTCGGTCCACTCCCCGGTCACCGTCACCTACCAGTAG